One Candidatus Eisenbacteria bacterium genomic region harbors:
- a CDS encoding ABC transporter ATP-binding protein yields MIDVRGLTKKFHDKKRGEIRGADRVTFQAQAGQVFGLLGRNGAGKTTTLRILSTILQPDEGTAVLNGHDLLQRPAEVRRSIGFHTSDTKLYDRLTGRESLEFYGRLQGMSKDEARARAEALGREFALTEFMDTRVAKLSGGQKQRISLARVVVHNPPILILDEPTVGLDIMAAREVVLFVKRARAAGHCVLLSTHIMSEVDKLCDRVAIIDKGAILAAGTLDELKETYRENDIEEVFFKLVKEVA; encoded by the coding sequence TTGATCGATGTCCGAGGCCTCACCAAGAAGTTCCACGACAAGAAGCGCGGGGAGATCCGTGGCGCGGACCGGGTGACCTTCCAGGCCCAGGCCGGGCAGGTGTTCGGGCTGCTGGGCCGGAACGGGGCGGGCAAGACCACCACGCTGCGCATCCTCTCCACCATCCTGCAGCCGGACGAGGGCACCGCAGTCCTGAACGGCCACGACCTGCTGCAGCGCCCCGCGGAGGTGCGCCGCAGCATCGGCTTCCACACCAGCGACACCAAGCTCTACGACCGGCTGACCGGGCGCGAGTCGCTGGAGTTCTACGGCCGCCTGCAGGGCATGTCGAAGGACGAAGCCCGCGCGCGCGCCGAGGCGCTGGGACGGGAGTTCGCGCTGACCGAGTTCATGGACACCCGCGTGGCGAAGCTCTCCGGCGGGCAGAAGCAGCGCATCTCCCTGGCCCGCGTGGTGGTGCACAACCCGCCGATCCTGATCCTGGACGAGCCCACCGTGGGCCTGGACATCATGGCCGCCCGCGAAGTGGTGCTGTTCGTGAAACGCGCCCGGGCCGCCGGCCATTGCGTACTGCTGTCCACGCACATCATGTCGGAAGTGGACAAGCTGTGCGACCGCGTCGCCATCATCGACAAGGGCGCCATCCTGGCCGCCGGGACGCTGGACGAGCTCAAGGAGACCTACCGCGAGAACGACATCGAGGAAGTCTTCTTCAAGCTGGTCAAGGAGGTTGCGTGA
- a CDS encoding GNAT family N-acetyltransferase: MPRIRIRRPGPRDVPTLARLSYDSFPMPNLPISKREELLKDHPLVDLKDRLFLELDGRPAGTLAMIPLHVWLAGARFQVGGIAAVAVSPDARREGVAAALLNESLRQMRARGDSIAMLYPFRHDFYRGHGYGLVGERHIFEVPPASLPLHEARRHVRVLRREEYPRVHECYARLMKENHCWLERTRKMWQKRLKAAETRVYGVHREGEDDGELAGYAVCENRDFDGRPGLEVTDYAAEGETALQAILGLLSSLRDQVWMVRIFAAPDEHFAARLVEPEAPLRNEMGAWYGFSVAGRLAFGYMARVLDVQRALAQRHYHPCLPLVAAFTVKDPSVPGGAVRSVLTLGAEGGAPAKVTPLRRGASLRASITLPVDLFSQCFFGYLPWSVAAREELFVQRGDDVLAELDRAFRVPLPGMRDFF; this comes from the coding sequence ATGCCCAGGATTCGAATCCGCCGCCCGGGACCCCGGGACGTCCCCACCCTGGCGCGGCTGTCGTACGACTCGTTTCCCATGCCCAACCTGCCCATCTCCAAGCGCGAGGAACTGCTGAAGGACCACCCGCTGGTGGACCTCAAGGACCGGCTGTTCCTGGAACTGGACGGCCGTCCCGCCGGCACCCTGGCCATGATCCCGCTGCACGTGTGGCTGGCGGGCGCGCGCTTCCAGGTGGGCGGCATCGCGGCGGTGGCGGTCTCGCCCGACGCGCGGCGCGAGGGGGTGGCCGCCGCGTTGCTCAACGAGTCGCTGCGCCAGATGCGCGCGCGCGGCGACTCGATCGCGATGCTCTATCCCTTCCGCCACGACTTCTACCGGGGCCATGGCTACGGACTGGTGGGCGAGCGGCACATCTTCGAGGTGCCACCGGCATCCCTGCCGCTGCACGAGGCGCGCCGCCACGTGCGCGTGTTGCGCCGCGAGGAGTACCCGCGGGTGCACGAGTGCTACGCGCGCCTGATGAAGGAGAACCACTGCTGGCTGGAGCGCACCCGCAAGATGTGGCAGAAGCGGCTCAAGGCCGCGGAGACCCGCGTCTACGGCGTGCACCGCGAGGGCGAGGACGACGGCGAGCTGGCCGGCTACGCGGTGTGCGAGAACCGCGACTTCGACGGCCGGCCGGGCCTGGAAGTCACCGACTACGCCGCCGAGGGCGAGACCGCGCTGCAGGCCATCCTGGGGCTGCTGTCCTCGCTGCGCGACCAGGTGTGGATGGTGCGCATCTTCGCCGCCCCCGACGAGCACTTCGCGGCGCGCCTGGTGGAGCCGGAGGCGCCGCTGCGCAACGAGATGGGAGCCTGGTACGGCTTCAGCGTCGCCGGCCGGCTGGCGTTCGGCTACATGGCGCGCGTGCTGGACGTGCAGCGCGCGCTGGCGCAGCGCCACTACCACCCGTGCCTGCCGCTGGTGGCGGCGTTCACCGTGAAGGACCCCAGCGTGCCCGGCGGGGCGGTGCGCTCGGTGCTGACGCTGGGTGCCGAGGGCGGCGCGCCCGCCAAGGTGACCCCGCTGCGGCGGGGGGCCTCGCTGCGCGCCTCCATCACGCTGCCGGTGGACCTGTTCAGCCAGTGCTTCTTCGGCTACCTGCCCTGGTCCGTGGCCGCGCGCGAGGAGCTGTTCGTGCAGCGCGGCGACGACGTGCTGGCCGAGCTGGACCGGGCATTCCGGGTGCCCCTGCCGGGCATGCGGGACTTCTTCTAG
- the trxA gene encoding thioredoxin, whose protein sequence is MSSVAAVSDTTFEQEVLKSGTPVLVDFWAEWCGPCRALGPTIDEIAREKAGSLKVVKMNVDENPSISVQFAIRSIPTLLLFKDGKVVEQLIGNMPKQALLSKLTPHLG, encoded by the coding sequence ATGTCCAGTGTTGCCGCGGTCAGCGATACCACCTTCGAGCAGGAAGTCCTCAAGTCGGGCACCCCGGTGCTGGTGGACTTCTGGGCCGAGTGGTGTGGCCCGTGCCGGGCCCTCGGGCCCACCATCGACGAGATCGCGCGCGAGAAGGCCGGATCGCTGAAGGTGGTCAAGATGAACGTCGACGAGAACCCGTCGATCTCGGTGCAGTTCGCCATCCGCAGCATCCCGACCCTGCTGCTGTTCAAGGACGGCAAGGTGGTCGAGCAGCTGATCGGCAACATGCCCAAGCAGGCCCTGCTCTCGAAGCTCACGCCCCACCTGGGCTAG